GATCCCGAGAAACAGGATGCCGACCATGATGAGCGTGGTCGCCACCGGGAACCGGATGAACGGTGCGGAGATGCCGCCTTTCATCGCCGGACCTCGCGCCGCCCCGCCATCGCCGTATCGGAAGGCCGTCCCATCAGCGCTGGGCCTCGATCTGGCGGCCGCTCGCCTCGGGTCGTTCCGCCTGCGCGGTGTGCGGCTCGGCGACCAGGCTGCCGTCCTGGACCTTGTACTGCCCGGTGACGATCACCCGGTCCCCAGGCTTCAGATCTCCGCTCAGGACCTGCGTGCGCCCCGAATCCGAGCGGCCGGCCTTGAGCGCGCGCTGATGCGCGCGGTCTGCGTCGTCCACCGCGAAGGCGAACAGCCCGTCCGGGCCGTGCTGGATCGCGTTGTCCGGCACCGTGGTAGCGAGCGCCACGGTGCCGACCCGCATCTTGGTCGAGACCGACAGGCCCGGCCAGAGCGCGTGGTTCTTGTTCTCGTAGACGGCCTTCAGGCGGATCGTGCCGGTCGCCGTGTCCACTTGGTTGTTGAACAGGGCAAGCTTGCCCTCCGCGAGCTTCGTGAGCCCGTCCGAGCTCCAGGCCTCGACCGGCACGTCGCCCTTCCGCAAGGCCGCGGTGATCGCAGGAAGCTGATCCTCAGGTGCGGTGAAGACCACGAAGATCGGCTCGACCTGGGTGATCGTCACGATCGGCGTCTGGCCCGACGCGTTGACGATGTTGCCGATATCGACCTGACGGAAACCCGTGACGCCGTCGATCGGCGCCCGGATCGTGGCGTAGCCGAGCTGCGTCGCGGCGTTGTCGATCGCGGCCTGATCGGAGGCGACCTGCGCGGTGAGCTGGGCGACCAGAGCGGTCTGCGTCTCGGTCTGCTGGCGCGACGCGTAGGCTCCCAGGCCCGTGTACCGGACGAGATCGGCCTTGGCGTTGTTGAGGTTCGCGGTGTCCTGCTCCTTCTTCGCCTTCGCCTGATCGTAGCTGGCCTGATAGGGGCGCGGATCGACCTGCACGAGGACGTCGCCCTTGCGGACGGCACGGCCCTCCCGGAAGGCGACCTGCTGGATCTCACCGTCGACCCGCGTGCGCACCTGGACGGTGTTGTAGGCCTGGACCGTGCCGAGGCCGTTCGAGACCAGGGCGAACGGGCCTTGCTCGACCGTGCCGAGGGTCACGGGAACGGGCAGCGGCGCGGCGGCCTTCGGCTTGGCGACCGGCTCGTTCAGCCGCGTG
This window of the Methylobacterium tardum genome carries:
- a CDS encoding efflux RND transporter periplasmic adaptor subunit, giving the protein MLSGDEHDRAASRPETGPAFHGRDGLTQTARAPRRGRGLVLVLLLLAAAGGGAYGYTRLNEPVAKPKAAAPLPVPVTLGTVEQGPFALVSNGLGTVQAYNTVQVRTRVDGEIQQVAFREGRAVRKGDVLVQVDPRPYQASYDQAKAKKEQDTANLNNAKADLVRYTGLGAYASRQQTETQTALVAQLTAQVASDQAAIDNAATQLGYATIRAPIDGVTGFRQVDIGNIVNASGQTPIVTITQVEPIFVVFTAPEDQLPAITAALRKGDVPVEAWSSDGLTKLAEGKLALFNNQVDTATGTIRLKAVYENKNHALWPGLSVSTKMRVGTVALATTVPDNAIQHGPDGLFAFAVDDADRAHQRALKAGRSDSGRTQVLSGDLKPGDRVIVTGQYKVQDGSLVAEPHTAQAERPEASGRQIEAQR